Genomic DNA from Solanum pennellii chromosome 3, SPENNV200:
CTGTCTTGGACCCCTGATGGTTATGTGGTAAGTATAACTTGAACTATTATTACTAGTTTGAGAtttttagttcatgaatttttcGAATTTCAGGCAGTAGTGACAATGAACAATTTCCAAATGTATCGTCCAATAACGAGCCCTGGATGGACTTTAGGATGGACATGGGCAAAGAATGAGGTGATTTGGGCCATGATGGGAGCACAAGCTACAGATCAAGGGGATTGTTCAAAGTTCAGAGGCAACATTCCTCACAGCTGTGAGAAAAAGCCTGCAATTGTTGACTTGCTGCCAAATACCCCTTATAACCAGCAAATTGCTAACTGCTGTAAAGGCGGCGTTTTAGCATCGATGGGAAAAGACTCTTCTGCTGCTCTTTCTGCATTTCAGATAGCCGTAGGCGCTGCTGGGACTACAAACAGGACAGTGAAACTTCCTAAAAATTTCACTTTTGTTGCTCCAGGTGGTGGCTATACTTGTGGTCCTGCTAAAATCATCCGTCCCACTCGTTTCATAACACCTGACGGTCGAAGAATAACACAGGCTATGAGTAAGTCTTTTAAACCATACATTGAAAGTAAATACTGTTTTCATAAGCCTGAAATCTTTCTGCTTAATATGCAGTGACATGGAGAGTGGTTTGCACTTACTCTCACTTCATAGCATCCCCGAAACCGACATGTTGTGTCTCCTTGTCTTCTTTTCACAACGCAAGTATCACCCCTTGTCCTTCGTGTTCTTGTGGCTGCCGTAACAGTAGCAACTGTGTCATGTAAGATTATAGCTATAAAACCTTTGAACAATTCTCCTTAACAGATCATAACTGAGAAGTGTAATTGCAGGAAGGGAGTAAATAAGCCAGTGCTGCAATGCACAAAACACATGTGCCCTGTCAATGTGCATTGGCATGTTAAATCAAACTACAACAAGTATTGGAATGTGAAGATGACCATCACAAACTTCAACTATCGATTCAACTATACACAGTGGACACTCGTCGTTCAACATCCAAACCTCAACAAAGCAACTAAAGTTTCCAGCTTTGTATACAAGCCTCTCATGCCCAATTTATCAACCAGTAAGCTCCAAGTCCCTTTATTTGATTCATTAACAGAACAGACATATACTTGATCATTTCACCGTTCACCAGGCTGATGATATTTTAATAATGCAGATGATACAGCCTTGTTTTATGGGAGAAAGTCATATAATGATGTCCTGATGCAAGCTGGACCAAAAGGAAATGTCCACTCAGATTTAACACTTGAGAAGGATAGAAAAACACTTGCACTGAAGAAAGGTTGGGCTTTCCCTCGAAGGGTCTACTTCAACGGCAATCCTTGTGTGATGCCATCTCCTGAATCTTACCCATATCTTCCAAATTCTGCCGGCGCCAAATAAAGAGCATTGTCCAACTCTGGTTGTTCTGTTTCTCTTGGTTTTCCTAGCTGATGGTTGTAACTAGTGATAAGTATTCACTATTCAAGAACAAAAACTATTACAATGCACTTGACTATATCTAAAACTAGtcaagtcttttatgaaaaataaggTTCTTATCCAGAGCACACTCCAATTTTCTTATAGATATTCAATGAGTGCTATAAAACGTTGATCAACCTGCTCTGACTTCAACTCGATAAACTAGTCCTGAATTGGTTCTGTTAGAGCAAATTAGTTTAAAGAAGCACAACTCTGAAGATGGTGAGTCGGTGTCATTCAAATTGTTAGCACATCCTTTGTTCACTTATTTAACAATGTTAAAAGCTCACTTGAAACACAACTACCCTGCTATTAACAATGTAGTACAAGAAATGatctctaaaagataaaattaagttaaaatggAAGACACTGTTATCATAATCATATACCCATCAAATTAGGTTTTTTTTCACTGTTTGAGCTTGTAGGTTTGAAATTTTTGCTATATATAATCAAGAACAATTATGACTTAAAATGTACTGCAAAGGGACAGTTTTGCCTACAGTGAACTCACTAATCAGAACTGATAATACATCCCACCTAGGAAAAGACTGCTTAGCTATTGTGTTTAAATGTCCCATTTCACTTCCCCTTTCTCAACTTGATGGCCCTTTGAAAGGTACCAAAATAGGTGAGAGAGAATTATAGAGTGGAAGTGAAAAAATGATATTATGGCATAAAGCACCCAACAACCATTAGGTGTGGCATCATCATGATCAGCTAAAATTCCCTCTCTTTTAATACTCCTAAGTTCATTCTTTTGGGAGAAACCATAAGATCCTTAAACATCAAGATATACTATTCTAAGGATGTTTcacaaaaaattatcttttaagaGAAAAGATTACTCTCAGCATTGCCAACTCTTATTTCCTCTAGCAAAGTTAACTTTTTTCGCAGTCGTCTTGTCTTCTGTTTTGCCTCATGCAGGTAAAGTACATGCTTATAGATAAgaacttttatctttttgtgttcccattatatattattttgctCTTCCTTTTGGACCTTCAGATGCATTTGATCCATTGGATCCATTTGGTAACATAACAATAAAATGGGATGTCATGTCTTGGACACCAGATGGCTATGTGGTAAGTATCTTCATAATACTGATTGGGGCAAATGATTATATGAGTAGTAACAACCTGAAATATTTATCCAGGCTGTTGTAACGATGAATAATTTTCAAATGTATCGGCATATTATGAGCCCTGGATGGACTTTAGGATGGAATTGGCCAAAGAAAGAAGTGATATGGTCCATTGTGGGAGCACAAACAACAGAGCAAGGTGATTGCTCTAAGTTTAAAGGAAATGTACCACATTGCTGCAAGAGGGATCCTGTACTTGTGGACTTGCTTCCTGGAGTTCCTTACAACCAACAGTTCAGCAACTGCTGTAAAGGTGGTGTTCTCGCGTCTTGGGGTGAAGATCCTTCTGAGTCGGTATCTTCCTTTCAGATTAGTGTTGGACTTGCTGGAACATCAAACAAGACAGTAAAACTACCCAAGAATTTCACTCTGCTTGGTCCAGGACCAGGCTACACTTGTGGCCCTGCAAAGATAGTTCCATCCACAGTTTTCCTCACTGCAGATCATAGGCGAAAAACTCAAGCATTGAGTAAGTTAACCTTTTCTGCTTCTGTTTTTTCCTCTGTTCATCGGTATTTTTATCAGGTTGATGTAATATCTACTTGCAGTGACATGGAATGTGACATGCACCTATTCACAGTTTCTGTCATCCAAGTACCCGAGCTGTTGTGTTTCTTTCTCAACTTTCTACAACGACACCATCACTCCTTGCCCGTCTTGTGCTTGTGGTTGCAACCATAAACACAACTGCATCATGTAGGTATCCTTTGCATACGTTGAGACTTTCCATCAACGTTTTCTAATTAGTCTACTGTGCATTTTGATGATGCAGGGGAGACTCCGAAAAACTGAAAAGAAAGGGAATTAACACTCCAAGAAAGAATAATGAACCATTACTGCAATGCACCCATCACATGTGCCCAATACGCGTGCATTGGCATGTAAAGCTCAATTACAAGGATTATTGGCGAGTCAAGATTGCTATCACTAACTTCAATTACAGACAGAACCATACACATTGGACACTTGTGGCACAACATCCCAATCTCAACAATGTCACTCAAGTTTTCAGCTTCGACTACAAGCCTCTCGTGCCCTACCAATCCATTAGTGAGTGCATACTAAAGtgaatttaatttctttctcaAGCTTGAACGGAACTTAACAATCATTTGTTTCTACACAGATGACACTGGCATGTTCTATGGTATGAAATTTTACAATGATCTCTTGATGGAAGCTGGACCTTCGGGGAACGTTCAGTCTGAGGTGCTTATGCAAAAGGATAAGAATACATTCACACTGAAGTCAGGATGGGGATTTCCCCGGAGAGTCTACTTTAATGGAGATGAATGCAAACTTCCACCTCCAGATTCATACCCAATTTTACCCAACTCTGCTGAAAAAGGaccattttcattttcaaacacTGCAATTTGCactattttgatgattttcctCACTTGGTAATGGATAAAACCATTTGATGGCAGCAACACATATTCTACTGGTGCTTCTCATGACATCTACAAGAGTTTGCTTAGGTTGTTATATATTGTATGCATGCAGAGAGAATAGTGAAATGGAAACTTGTTCATTTTATTGTATAACTAGAGATAACATTTTCCTTATAATATACAAGatttttgttttcatatatatgaagTTCTCTGAAGAACACTCAATAGAGTACATCAAAATTCTCAGTCTAGTGCACCAACACACCAATACAATGTATATGTCGAACCTCGAGCAATCGAACTGGAACACACCAAGTCAATGGTTACATCTACAAAATCACAAGTAAACCTTCACATTTTGGAACCTCAGGGTGATGTTGCAGAAGTTATGCTTTTATATTTTACTGAAGACATTTAATGTTGATATAAACAAGGTCAGGAAAATTCTCTTCATTGGAAGCAATTAAACTCTTCAATtgtatttctttcttttagCTTTACAAGTTATGTGAATATAGTAGAACAAGAGATGCCAAAAATCCAGCTAAAGAGTGCAGTAGAGTAAGCCTACTGTAGGCACTAGCATTTGGCAGGTATGGATAAGCATCCGGAGGTGGCATAACACAGTTATCGCCATTAAAGTAAACCTTTCGAGGGAAAGCCCATCCCTTTTCAAAGGTAAACTTCGATTTATCTTTCTGAAATATGATCTCTGATTGCACATTTCCAGAAGGTCCAGCCTGCATTAGTTGATCATTGTAATATTGGATTCCCCAAAACATAGCAGTATCATCTGAAGAAGATGAAATCAGTTAGACAGCTAAAATGTATACGAAAGTTGTATTTCGTTGTCAAGGGAAAAGAGTACTCACTAATGGAACCATAGGGGAGCAGTGGCTCATAATTAAAGCTGAATATCTGGGTGAGGTTCTCAAAGTTGGGGTGTTGAACAACAAGATTCCACTGGGAATAGTTCATTTTGTAGTTAAAATTTGTTATCGTAATCTTTACCCTCCAGTAAGCTTTATAATTGGATTTAATATGCCAATGAACTCTGATCGGACACATATGTTTAGTACATCGGACCACAGGACTGTCATCATCTTTTCCGGAACTTAGAAGTGTTGAGGCTAAATAAGGAGAGTCCGGCCTGTCAGAgaacatacaaaaaaatatcaaatgaaTATTAAGAACTTCTGGAAacttaaacaaaaaagaaagggAGAATATGCGATTAAAGATAGTGTCTGCTCACTCTACGCATGTTCCCGGTTGTGTTATGTTATTTTGGCAACCACACGTGCAAGTCGGACAGTTTATAATTGTGTTGTTGTAGAAAGAGGACAGTGAGACACAACAAGTCGGTGTCCTCTGAGCTAAGAACTGTGAATACGTGCAAATAACATTCCATGTCACTGCAAGGAAAAAGATACAATTAATATGATTACACCTTTAACTTTACTAGTATAGACTCAGAAAATTTCATGATCAAAGAGGTATGCATCATTTGCGGATGTGTCATGTCACTAGTGTCTTGAAAAGGTAAACGAACATAACTTACTCAACACTTGAGTGAACCTCC
This window encodes:
- the LOC107012909 gene encoding COBRA-like protein 4, which gives rise to MFHKKLSFKRKDYSQHCQLLFPLAKLTFFAVVLSSVLPHADAFDPLDPFGNITIKWDVMSWTPDGYVAVVTMNNFQMYRHIMSPGWTLGWNWPKKEVIWSIVGAQTTEQGDCSKFKGNVPHCCKRDPVLVDLLPGVPYNQQFSNCCKGGVLASWGEDPSESVSSFQISVGLAGTSNKTVKLPKNFTLLGPGPGYTCGPAKIVPSTVFLTADHRRKTQALMTWNVTCTYSQFLSSKYPSCCVSFSTFYNDTITPCPSCACGCNHKHNCIMGDSEKLKRKGINTPRKNNEPLLQCTHHMCPIRVHWHVKLNYKDYWRVKIAITNFNYRQNHTHWTLVAQHPNLNNVTQVFSFDYKPLVPYQSINDTGMFYGMKFYNDLLMEAGPSGNVQSEVLMQKDKNTFTLKSGWGFPRRVYFNGDECKLPPPDSYPILPNSAEKGPFSFSNTAICTILMIFLTW
- the LOC107012908 gene encoding COBRA-like protein 1 is translated as MEVCLCSISRSSIKKFGSYAILIALLFSLMCYTSTDAYDTLDPNGNITVKWDIKSWTTDGYIAIVTIYNFQMYRHIEAPGWQLGWTWTKKEIIWSAVGGQATEQGDCSKYKGNIPHCCKRDPSIVDLLPGTPYNQQISNCCRGGVISSWVQDPENAVSAFQLTVGQAGTSNKTVRLPKNFTLETPGHGYTCGPAVKGKPTKFLTPDGRRFTQVLMTWNVICTYSQFLAQRTPTCCVSLSSFYNNTIINCPTCTCGCQNNITQPGTCVEPDSPYLASTLLSSGKDDDSPVVRCTKHMCPIRVHWHIKSNYKAYWRVKITITNFNYKMNYSQWNLVVQHPNFENLTQIFSFNYEPLLPYGSINDTAMFWGIQYYNDQLMQAGPSGNVQSEIIFQKDKSKFTFEKGWAFPRKVYFNGDNCVMPPPDAYPYLPNASAYSRLTLLHSLAGFLASLVLLYSHNL